One region of Primulina tabacum isolate GXHZ01 chromosome 1, ASM2559414v2, whole genome shotgun sequence genomic DNA includes:
- the LOC142545502 gene encoding uncharacterized protein LOC142545502, translated as MKSLILFKGLIVLSILCGCVLSKECTNVPTALSSHTFRDQLLSSKNESLKREVFSHYHLTPTDDSAWSSLFPRKKLREEDKNNWEMVYRNVKNYGSVKWAGGLLKEVSLHDVRLDPGSIHGVAQNTNLEYLMMLDVDRLVWSFRETAGIEPTGQPYGGWEKPASELRGHFVGHYLSASAHMWASTHDESLKLKMTAVVSALSSCQDLMGTGYLSAFPAEFFDRFEAIQPVWAPYYTIHKILAGLLDQYTLAGNDQAFKMVKWMVEYFYNRVQNVVSRHTIERHWTSLNEETGGMNDVLYRLYSITGDQKHVLLAHLFDKPCFLGLLAVKADDISGFHANTHIPVVIGSQMRYEVTGDLQYKEIGTFFMDIVNSSHSYATGGTSNSEFWSDPKRLASTLGEENEESCTTYNMLKVSRNLFRWTKEIAYADYYERAITNGVLSIQRGRDPGIMIYMLPLKPGGSKAVSYHGWGTKYDSFWCCYGTGIESFSKLGDSIYFEEEGDVPALYIIQYITSTLNWRSGHISLSQEVETIVSWDQRLRVGLTVLSKEQAVGATSTLNFRIPPWTYSAGAKASFNGQDISLPSPGNFLSLTRNWSPGDKVTFELPISLRTEAIKDDRSEYSSLQAIFYGPYLLAGLCSSDFDIKADPKTPISDWITPVPDDHHSHLISLTQESANTTLAFTNAYGYIQMQGIPDSGTNSAANATFRLILKDPKLGSFSGPADAIGKLVMLEPFNFPGKIIVHNGEGKILGVTDSEESPRSTFWLIPGLGGKDGTVSLESVDRKGCFVHSGVDFRSGTIMKLNCRPNSLKEGFDEAASFRLMEGLSEYHPISFVAKGIDRNFVMVPLFSLKDESYNVYFNFNYKTPRL; from the exons ATGAAGTCTTTGATCCTGTTCAAAGGGCTGATAGTTTTATCGATATTGTGTGGATGTGTGTTGAGTAAGGAGTGTACTAACGTTCCTACTGCATTATCTTCTCATACGTTTAGAGATCAGTTATTGTCGTCGAAGAACGAATCGTTGAAACGGGAGGTTTTTTCACATTACCATTTGACTCCAACCGATGATTCTGCCTGGTCGAGTCTGTTTCCAAGAAAAAAGTTGAGGGAGGAGGATAAGAACAATTGGGAGATGGTGTATCGAAATGTCAAGAATTATGGTTCGGTGAAATGGGCTGGAGGACTGCTTAAGGAAGTGTCCTTGCACGACGTGAGATTGGATCCTGGTTCAATTCATGGTGTGGCGCAGAATACCAATTTAGAGTATCTGATGATGTTGGATGTTGATAGATTAGTTTGGAGTTTTAGAGAGACTGCGGGCATTGAGCCAACAGGCCAGCCGTACGGCGGGTGGGAGAAGCCAGCTTCCGAGCTTAGGGGTCACTTTGTAG gGCATTATCTGAGTGCCTCGGCGCACATGTGGGCAAGTACACATGATGAGAGCCTTAAATTGAAAATGACTGCTGTAGTCTCTGCTCTATCTTCATGCCAAGATTTAATGGGAACAGGGTATCTTTCGGCTTTCCCCGCTGAGTTTTTTGATCGTTTCGAAGCCATACAGCCTGTATGGGCACCTTATTACACAATTCACAAGATACTGGCTGGCCTTCTGGACCAGTATACTCTGGCTGGAAATGATCAAGCTTTCAAAATGGTGAAATGGATGGTCGAATACTTCTATAATCGTGTGCAAAATGTAGTTTCGAGGCACACGATTGAACGACACTGGACTTCATTGAACGAAGAAACTGGAGGCATGAATGACGTTCTTTACAGATTATACAGCATAACG GGTGATCAGAAGCACGTGTTATTAGCTCATTTATTCGATAAACCTTGCTTTCTTGGGCTGCTGGCTGTTAAG GCCGATGATATATCTGGATTTCATGCCAATACTCATATTCCTGTTGTTATTGGATCTCAAATGCGGTATGAGGTCACTGGTGATCTGCAATATAAG GAAATTGGAACGTTCTTCATGGATATAGTTAACTCCTCTCACAGCTACGCTACAGGAGGAACGTCAAATAGCGAGTTTTG GTCTGATCCCAAGCGTTTAGCCAGCACACTGGGGGAAGAGAATGAAGAGTCTTGCACAACTTACAATATGCTAAAG GTTTCACGCAATCTGTTCAGATGGACGAAGGAGATCGCTTACGCAGATTACTACGAACGTGCCATAACAAACGGTGTTTTGAGCATTCAAAGAGGAAGGGATCCTGGAATAATGATTTACATGCTCCCGCTGAAGCCTGGTGGCTCTAAGGCCGTAAGTTACCACGGATGGGGAACAAAGTATGATTCTTTCTGGTGCTGCTATGGGACTG GTATCGAATCGTTTTCAAAACTAGGAGATTCCATATACTTTGAAGAGGAAGGAGACGTACCTGCCCTTTACATTATTCAGTACATAACAAGCACACTTAACTGGAGATCAGGACACATCTCTCTCAGCCAGGAAGTAGAAACTATCGTTTCATGGGATCAACGGCTTCGTGTGGGATTGACTGTTCTATCCAAGGAG CAAGCAGTAGGTGCAACTTCTACCTTGAACTTCAGAATACCTCCATGGACGTATTCGGCTGGTGCAAAGGCATCATTCAATGGTCAGGATATCTCCCTACCAAGTCCAG GCAATTTCCTTTCACTTACCAGAAACTGGAGTCCTGGTGACAAAGTGACATTTGAGCTGCCTATAAGCTTAAGAACTGAGGCTATTAAAG ATGACCGGTCTGAGTATTCTTCTCTTCAAGCAATATTTTACGGTCCATACCTTCTAGCCGGCCTGTGCAGCAGTGATTTTGACATCAAAGCAGATCCAAAAACTCCAATTTCAGACTGGATCACTCCAGTTCCAGATGACCACCATTCCCATCTGATCTCCCTAACACAAGAATCTGCAAACACAACATTAGCCTTCACAAATGCATATGGATACATACAAATGCAGGGAATCCCAGATTCTGGAACCAACTCTGCAGCTAATGCAACTTTTAGGCTCATTCTGAAAGATCCGAAGCTCGGAAGCTTCTCGGGACCAGCAGATGCAATAGGAAAGCTGGTCATGCTAGAGCCTTTTAATTTTCCAGGCAAGATCATCGTGCATAACGGAGAAGGGAAGATTCTTGGAGTTACAGATTCTGAGGAATCCCCTCGTTCGACTTTTTGGTTGATTCCTGGACTTGGTGGGAAAGATGGAACAGTTTCCTTAGAATCCGTGGATAGAAAAGGTTGCTTCGTTCACAGCGGTGTCGATTTTCGTTCCGGAACCATCATGAAGCTTAACTGTAGGCCAAATTCATTGAAGGAAGGATTTGATGAGGCTGCAAGCTTCAGGTTGATGGAGGGATTGAGTGAATATCATCCTATAAGCTTCGTGGCAAAAGGGATTGACAGGAATTTCGTTATGGTTCCATTATTCAGCTTGAAGGATGAATCTTACaatgtatattttaattttaattataaaactCCTAGATTGTAA